TGTTTTCACTTAATTTATGAAATCATGATTTCAAATAATGGAAGAATAAGGGATAAAGTAAGacattatttcaaatatttattaagATCTAAAATATGGTCACGGTTTTCTAAAAGGATACAGTGGAGTGCTAAGGCCTCCATAGGAATGACTCCCTAATTTAattatagtttttgtttttcattagatctttttctttatttttgtatCCAATCACAATGTACAAAGTCAttatcttattttctttttttaaaatcattcaaCTTCTAGGATGTCCTTCAGATGTGCAAAATGCTATATGctttttcatattatataatTACTAACACAATTTTCGTCTATATTGGTTAAAATCATAAGCTTCCAAGATCTGATTCAAAATGATATATTTTGAACCCTTACAAGCTTGTGGGCCAGTgggaacaaaataaaaattggaTTCATTGGTAACATGGGGTTGATTTTATTAATCAAACAATAAACAGAAATAAATAGTGCAAAAGTAAAATGCAAGGAATTAAAACGAGTGAGGGTAGGCAGTGTTGGAAGATTCGTTCAAAGAAAATAGACTCAAGGATAAGAATTAACGAGGTTGATTATTATCATTAGCAGAGGATAATTCACAAGTTTAGTAAGTTGTAATTGATATTTTTTGTCGTTCTTGTATAGAGAGCATGTGTACAATTGGTATAGTTGTGTATTTCGTGATTGCTTTGTATGTTGTTTGATGGTCATTTAAATGTGGGCTAACTTACTCGTACATATTTGTATGCTCACCCCATTAGATTTTTTATGTGTTGAAATGAGCAATGCTACATTAGTGATGCTAAAACAGGGACTTGGAGAAAAgattgattattttttattgttgtgaAGATTTTGAGTTGAATCTACAAGTATTGTTGCTTATACTTCCCGTCTTGAATAATTTATCTACGTTAAAATAGTTCAACTCGCTTTTTGCGTACTATTGTTgtttttaattgattaattttctATTAGATTCCCCGTTAGATTGATCCTAATAAAGCTATCAAAAATTCAAGTAACTTTGTGAAAGTGATATAGTAACGGTTCAAGCAAACAAGCGTACTTAATCGAGCTTTTAGATTTactaaatttgataaaaaattCATTAGTTCCTCAAACTAACGAAGGCTCAAAATTAGAATTTATCGAAATAATTAAATGAAGCGTAGTATAATTTAGACatttaaaagtatataaaacATGAGAAGGTAATGATAAGATACATAAGTGACATAGAcctcatatattattttaaagcTTATTTTGGTCAAAATGAATATAGTGAGGAATTGATTCTAACACCTTACATCTTTCCAATTCTAGATATGAAATTACATTCAATGCCCAATACTGATATTGTTGAACCTAAAGTGAATTACATTTGCTATACTAAGCAATTAGAAGGTTGAACTAGACCCAAGGTAGTTCCTGTTGCATATTCACACGATGCTTGGGCAATTTGATCCTTGAATATCAACTTTACATCTTTCAATCTTATTTCGTTGCATGGCCTTGCAGGGCTACACTCAAAGTTTATACCTACTTCAGTAGCTGACGTTCCATGGATGTCTTCATATCTTACATTACTAATCTTTACTCCAGAAGCCTAAtatattcatattatatgtatatatattactGTTACAACAGTTTGAAATAATAACgatggaaaagaaagaaagaaaatgaaatctCCAAAAAAACTTTGAAGCAAATTATAGTAAACAACTAATTTTGAAGTTATGTAGTAAAAGTAATTACTATTACATGAGGTGGAATTGTTTTTAATATCTTGAAATAATCTTGAATGGAAACTTTGAAGCATAAAATAAAGTTGAGTTACAATTCAGTTTTTGAAAACTTTTATAACGTATAATAAAGTCCATAAACATCTAAATTTAAAGACGAGTAGTTAATTACATTTATAATTTTGtacaattatatattatatttcttaacacgtgatttttttttaaaaattaacaccatacattcatacatatatataatatatataagtaATACTTGGATCCGATATGTTTATGCACTATCATGTATGTTACCTCtaacataaacaaaatatttaaataagaaaaataaaaaattttcacCAAAAAATTATGATTTAAGAATTTGATAAAGAATTAAAGAATGCATTAAATTTCTTTTGATATATGGTTTGAACATTTATGATCGGAATGAATGAGGAAATGGTTACCTGACCGGGGCAGCCTTGGTTATGTGGGCAGTAATTTTGATCAATGATGAGAGGGTTGTTGACATTGTCAAAAACAATGTGTTGAAAAAGAATGTTCTTTGCAAACCCATTGCTGGGCCTTCCCCAAGATTTAATCCTCACTCCATTCATTGTTCCGTTGAAATGAGCTGTTTTTAATGTCACATTTTCCACTCCAGCCTCTTCCCACCATTTCCCCAAACTCCCAATGCTACAACACAAATTTCACATTCCCACTCACTTTGTCATTGTAAGTGCAAAGATAACATTAACACCCGTAAAAtgttatttacaatttaattaaaatttgtaagAATACCTCTTAAAAATCAAGTATAAAGGATTATTATGAGAGACactcatttgattttttttttttttttttttgtcatttatccCTATAGCTTACCTGATTCCATGTCCAGGTCCACATGCAAGTCTTTCCATCCATAAATGGGAAGTCCCAGGGCCAATTGAGATGCAGTCGTCCCCGGTGCGAATGTTTGAATTGAGAATGGTAACATTTGATGATCTCTCCACATGAATGCCATCAGTGTTGGGGCTATTGCTGGCAGCTAAGACTTTCACTCCTTGAATCTTCACGTCTTGACAGTCATACACAACAATGTGATACATTTGGCTGTTAACTGAAGATAATCCATTGATCAATATATTCTGTGAATCTGAAACTTCCAACGTCTGGAAattagaaaacaaacaaaacaacattgattattattaatgatagataaaaccctaaaaaggaatattcaaattttatttaaatttgcaTACTGTTGCGCCAAGAGAGCAAGTGTTGATCCCTGAGTTTTTGCAAGCCCACAAGGTAGTTCCTTGGCCATCAAGAATGCCACCATAAATGGAAAGTGCATTTATACGTGAGAAAGAAATCCAGGTTCTTGATTTGGCCAGAACCTTAAAATTCGAAGAAGCCACAAGTGTGCCGTTGATGAGAAAGGTGATAGAATTATAGTTACAAGGTCCAATAAAGTTACCACTTTGAACGTAGAATCTTCCTTTGGGCACATAAACGGTAGACGCAACTGTAGAGGAGCATGCACGAGCCCATGCAGACTGCAACGCATGAGAGGCATCGGTCTTACCATCCGGCTTGGCTCCAAGATTGACGATATCAAACGTCAATCCACCAGCAGCAGCAGTCAAGGCGTGCTTCTTTAACAGAAGAGCAAGGAAAATTATAACAACAACCATCATTTCAAATCTTAAAAATCTACAAAGGGATAGTCTTTTGCCAAAGTATGGGAAAAATAAAAAGGGCTGTGAAGGCATATTTATAAACTCATAATAAGACAAAATACTTGCATGTTGGCCAATTTACAACTATTTTCTCGGTCCCAACTTAGTTTATAAATATGCCTTCATAAAAAATTTGTaggaaaacataaaaaataaatctttagGTGCAGCCCAACTAATATACATAGAAGGATCATAGAAGGATAAAGGTAATGAGTaatatttttaatgttaataatCAAGTccattacaaaattttaaaataaagcaAATTCTATCAATGAGGTAGTTTACCGGTCAGTAGACTACTGCCAGTGATATAGTATGTCGATGATTGACTATGAAAGTTTGGATATCTCAATTTTGCTATTATTTTGCAAAGGATGTAGCCTAGCCTAGGCTATAAATACCTTTGTGTAGTCCACGAGTTATCTAATTAGTAACTGTTATTTTAAGAACTTTTtacattttacaaaaaaaaaaagttagattaTTAATTTATTACCATGTGATAAACGAATGGGATATAGGCACAAATAGGTAGAGCCATGACTACACCGAATTATTGTGCTATATTTGTCAATAATTTTGGTTTGCTTGCGTTTCTTAAATAAATGTGTGCATTTTCCTTTAAACTAACCAGGCAACaaaaataacatttaaaaatatataaaggaATAGTTTGCTGCATGACAAACTATTATAGGATAATTTGGAGGATGCAAAACATATGAGAATTTATTTAATACTACAGAGTAAGGGAGAATTTTCCATACTACCTAATTTTCATCGTACACTACAAATATGATAGCAGTAACATTTAAGAATAATGTGTGGTTCATAAAAGAAATTGACATGACGTGTTAGGTTATAAATGTGCGTTCGATCACCAAGTGTATATATCTTGAATAATAGTGGTGtaagtgtttttttttcatgaaattaGTTAGGAAGTTGAGTTTAAAAGTGGTTAGACATTGACCAAAATATGGCTCACTTAAGATAGAAGAGGTAAATATGAAGTGACGTTGGGAAATGTAATTGATAtatgaggaggaggaggagtGTTGGACAATGATGGGAAGTATAATTGTCCAAGGAAATGAAttaccaaatagaaaaactcctTTTTAGGAATGAAACATAATTTCACGTCTCTCCCACCTAATTAACCCTCTTTTGGGCTATCACATCTCTTCTTTTGTTGTGTATTATTCATTAGATTTCTAGTTACATTGATGATTACTTTTTTGTCGTTAAGGTTGGTTCATGGAATGATAATTAGGACCTTTAGTTAATCAAAGCTAGACATTGTCATAAGATCTTTTTGTTCATTGTATGGAATATACATTTTTATAAAGTATGgaaataaacaatcatatactTCTCCTACTAactcttttattttaatataaattttttatgagtttcaaaatgttatagTTTTAGTTGGGTATGTTTTGCGCTTTCATTTAGTTGTTGGGGCTATATTTGACTTACTTTTTGTAACTT
This genomic stretch from Cucumis melo cultivar AY unplaced genomic scaffold, USDA_Cmelo_AY_1.0 utg000376l, whole genome shotgun sequence harbors:
- the LOC127145955 gene encoding polygalacturonase-like — its product is MPSQPFLFFPYFGKRLSLCRFLRFEMMVVVIIFLALLLKKHALTAAAGGLTFDIVNLGAKPDGKTDASHALQSAWARACSSTVASTVYVPKGRFYVQSGNFIGPCNYNSITFLINGTLVASSNFKVLAKSRTWISFSRINALSIYGGILDGQGTTLWACKNSGINTCSLGATTLEVSDSQNILINGLSSVNSQMYHIVVYDCQDVKIQGVKVLAASNSPNTDGIHVERSSNVTILNSNIRTGDDCISIGPGTSHLWMERLACGPGHGISIGSLGKWWEEAGVENVTLKTAHFNGTMNGVRIKSWGRPSNGFAKNILFQHIVFDNVNNPLIIDQNYCPHNQGCPGQASGVKISNVRYEDIHGTSATEVGINFECSPARPCNEIRLKDVKLIFKDQIAQASCEYATGTTLGLVQPSNCLV